One genomic region from Magallana gigas chromosome 3, xbMagGiga1.1, whole genome shotgun sequence encodes:
- the LOC105321858 gene encoding katanin p80 WD40 repeat-containing subunit B1 isoform X1: protein MSQTKRAWKLQEFVAHGSTVNCVALSKKSGRVIVTGGEDRKVNLWIVGKPNCLMSLCGHTTPVESVRFGHEEEMVVAGSMSGALKVWDLEQAKIMRTLTGHTSSIKSLDFHPYGDYCTSGSLDCNVKLWDIRKKGCIYTYRGHKNGVNCVRFSPDGKWIASAGEDGLVKIWDITAGKILTDLTYHNGPVNIVEYHPNELLLASGSSDRTVKFWDLENFNMVSTTDGDSTPVRNILFHPEGTCLFSGTKDLLKVYSWEPSKCYDSIPVNWGEVADIAIGQNQLIGTSFSQTNVSTFVVDLKRVQPFGGIPHQEGGSNFSSKNIDEVFTDLSISNSSVSEGLKHSRNKFITERPPTQSSRQASVPKEDIEEPTQDKEDQDNDSFEIANPEDYRQIFRPKSRLSHSPTRQIEPFQPPPEDGMFPTKHVSSPRNVNRQISSDRKGSSERKSATPFRKSQSSKSVSDDGDMEPVRQPAPTRSNKTSKPVNKPPSKPVVKPSPRQPEEDKSGISPEDFLPQKAGGNDGYSSYGRVPSENETLSTLFSGHDAMARVLAHRSKNLQIVRAMWTSGNTKTAVDSAISMKDPSVIVDLLNVLNLKSGLWSLDLCSCLLPQVQDLMDSKYDSYVTAACEALKIMLRNFGPVIKSNLTAPPSQGVDLSREERYRKCRQCYENLCNIRSKVASRGGTPGKLGQLLREIQILMASLD, encoded by the exons ATGAGTCAAACTAAACGAGCATGGAAACTTC AGGAGTTTGTTGCACATGGCAGCACAGTGAACTGTGTTGCTTTGAGCAAGAAATCTGGGCGAGTCATAGTAACAGGGGGAGAAGACAGAAAGGTCAACTTGTGGATAGTTGGCAAGCCAAACTGCTTAATG AGTCTTTGTGGACACACAACTCCAGTGGAATCGGTTCGATTTGGACATGAAGAGGAGATGGTGGTAGCTGGTTCCATGTCCGGAGCCTTGAAGGTGTGGGATCTGGAACAAGCCAAAA TTATGAGGACGTTAACAGGGCATACCTCAAGCATTAAGAGTCTGGACTTCCATCCTTATGGAGATTACTGCACCTCTGGCTCTCTAGACTGCAATGTTAAG TTGTGGGACATTAGGAAAAAAGGTTGCATTTACACATACAGG GGCCATAAGAATGGAGTCAATTGTGTCAGGTTTAGCCCTGATGGAAAATGGATTGCATCAGCTGGAGAAGATGGCCTTGTCAAG ATCTGGGATATCACAGCTGGTAAAATCCTGACAGATTTAACATATCACAATGGACCAGTCAACATAGTGGAATATCATCCAAATGAACTTTTATTGGCATCTGGCAGCTCAGATAG GACAGTGAAGTTTTGGGATTTAGAGAATTTTAATATGGTGTCTACGACGGATGGAGACTCGACCCCAGTGAG gaatattttatttcatccggAGGGAACGTGTTTATTCAGTGGCACAAAAGACTTGCTAAAAGTTTATTCATGGGAGCCATCAAAATGTTACGATTCCATTCCTGTCAATTGGGGAGAAGTAGCAGATATAGCCATAGGACAGAACCAGCTG ATTGGAACATCTTTTTCACAGACCAATGTTTCCACATTTGTAGTAGATCTGAAG AGGGTTCAGCCATTTGGAGGAATCCCACACCAAGAGGGTGGATCCAATTTTTCCAG TAAAAATATAGATGAGGTTTTCACCGATTTAAGTATATCTAATTCCTCTGTATCAGAGGGCCTAAAACA CAGTCGAAATAAATTCATCACCGAGAGGCCGCCCACTCAGTCCTCTAGACAAGCCAG TGTACCAAAAGAAGACATCGAAGAACCGACACAAGACAAAGAAGACCAAGACAATGACTCTTTCGAAATCGCAAATCCAGAAGATTACCGACAAATATTCCGACCAAAATCTCGACTCTCACATTCCCCTACTAGGCAAATAGAGCCTTTCCAACCACCTCCGGAAGATGGTATGTTCCCAACAAAACATGTGTCCTCCCCTCGTAATGTGAATCGTCAGATCTCCTCCGATCGGAAAGGCTCATCAGAGCGTAAATCTGCCACCCCGTTTCGAAAAAGTCAGTCCTCCAAATCTGTCTCGGACGATG GTGATATGGAACCAGTGAGGCAACCAGCACCAACCAGGTCCAACAAAACCAGTAAACCGGTCAATAAACCGCCCAGTAAACCAGTTGTCAAGCCTTCTCCTCGACAACCAGAGGAGGACAAATCCGGAATATCTCCTGAGGATTTCTTACCA CAAAAGGCTGGCGGGAATGATGGCTACAGTTCGTATGGTAGAGTGCCTTCTGAGAATGAGACATTATCAACCTTGTTCAGTGGGCATGATGCCATGGCCAGGGTTTTAGCACATCGGAGCAAGAATCTGCAGATTGTACGGGCCATGTGGACTTCAGGGAAcacaaaa aCAGCAGTTGATTCGGCCATTAGTATGAAAGATCCCTCTGTGATAGTAGACCTTCTCAATGTATTGAACTTAAAAtc AGGCTTATGGAGTTTAGATCTTTGTTCATGTTTGTTGCCTCAAGTACAAGATTTAATGGACAGCAAATATGACAG TTATGTGACTGCAGCATGTGAGGCACTGAAGATCATGTTGAGGAACTTTGGACCAGTGATAAAGTCGAATCTGACGGCCCCACCAAGTCAAGGGGTGGATCTATCCAGGGAAGAAAG GTATCGCAAATGTAGACAATGTTATGAAAACCTGTGTAACATCCGGTCAAAGGTAGCTAGTAGAGGCGGTACGCCTGGAAAATTAGGACAACTGCTGCGTGAAATTCAAATTCTAATGGCAAGCTTGGACTGA
- the LOC105321858 gene encoding katanin p80 WD40 repeat-containing subunit B1 isoform X2: MSQTKRAWKLQEFVAHGSTVNCVALSKKSGRVIVTGGEDRKVNLWIVGKPNCLMSLCGHTTPVESVRFGHEEEMVVAGSMSGALKVWDLEQAKIMRTLTGHTSSIKSLDFHPYGDYCTSGSLDCNVKLWDIRKKGCIYTYRGHKNGVNCVRFSPDGKWIASAGEDGLVKIWDITAGKILTDLTYHNGPVNIVEYHPNELLLASGSSDRTVKFWDLENFNMVSTTDGDSTPVRNILFHPEGTCLFSGTKDLLKVYSWEPSKCYDSIPVNWGEVADIAIGQNQLIGTSFSQTNVSTFVVDLKRVQPFGGIPHQEGGSNFSSKNIDEVFTDLSISNSSVSEGLKHRNKFITERPPTQSSRQASVPKEDIEEPTQDKEDQDNDSFEIANPEDYRQIFRPKSRLSHSPTRQIEPFQPPPEDGMFPTKHVSSPRNVNRQISSDRKGSSERKSATPFRKSQSSKSVSDDGDMEPVRQPAPTRSNKTSKPVNKPPSKPVVKPSPRQPEEDKSGISPEDFLPQKAGGNDGYSSYGRVPSENETLSTLFSGHDAMARVLAHRSKNLQIVRAMWTSGNTKTAVDSAISMKDPSVIVDLLNVLNLKSGLWSLDLCSCLLPQVQDLMDSKYDSYVTAACEALKIMLRNFGPVIKSNLTAPPSQGVDLSREERYRKCRQCYENLCNIRSKVASRGGTPGKLGQLLREIQILMASLD; the protein is encoded by the exons ATGAGTCAAACTAAACGAGCATGGAAACTTC AGGAGTTTGTTGCACATGGCAGCACAGTGAACTGTGTTGCTTTGAGCAAGAAATCTGGGCGAGTCATAGTAACAGGGGGAGAAGACAGAAAGGTCAACTTGTGGATAGTTGGCAAGCCAAACTGCTTAATG AGTCTTTGTGGACACACAACTCCAGTGGAATCGGTTCGATTTGGACATGAAGAGGAGATGGTGGTAGCTGGTTCCATGTCCGGAGCCTTGAAGGTGTGGGATCTGGAACAAGCCAAAA TTATGAGGACGTTAACAGGGCATACCTCAAGCATTAAGAGTCTGGACTTCCATCCTTATGGAGATTACTGCACCTCTGGCTCTCTAGACTGCAATGTTAAG TTGTGGGACATTAGGAAAAAAGGTTGCATTTACACATACAGG GGCCATAAGAATGGAGTCAATTGTGTCAGGTTTAGCCCTGATGGAAAATGGATTGCATCAGCTGGAGAAGATGGCCTTGTCAAG ATCTGGGATATCACAGCTGGTAAAATCCTGACAGATTTAACATATCACAATGGACCAGTCAACATAGTGGAATATCATCCAAATGAACTTTTATTGGCATCTGGCAGCTCAGATAG GACAGTGAAGTTTTGGGATTTAGAGAATTTTAATATGGTGTCTACGACGGATGGAGACTCGACCCCAGTGAG gaatattttatttcatccggAGGGAACGTGTTTATTCAGTGGCACAAAAGACTTGCTAAAAGTTTATTCATGGGAGCCATCAAAATGTTACGATTCCATTCCTGTCAATTGGGGAGAAGTAGCAGATATAGCCATAGGACAGAACCAGCTG ATTGGAACATCTTTTTCACAGACCAATGTTTCCACATTTGTAGTAGATCTGAAG AGGGTTCAGCCATTTGGAGGAATCCCACACCAAGAGGGTGGATCCAATTTTTCCAG TAAAAATATAGATGAGGTTTTCACCGATTTAAGTATATCTAATTCCTCTGTATCAGAGGGCCTAAAACA TCGAAATAAATTCATCACCGAGAGGCCGCCCACTCAGTCCTCTAGACAAGCCAG TGTACCAAAAGAAGACATCGAAGAACCGACACAAGACAAAGAAGACCAAGACAATGACTCTTTCGAAATCGCAAATCCAGAAGATTACCGACAAATATTCCGACCAAAATCTCGACTCTCACATTCCCCTACTAGGCAAATAGAGCCTTTCCAACCACCTCCGGAAGATGGTATGTTCCCAACAAAACATGTGTCCTCCCCTCGTAATGTGAATCGTCAGATCTCCTCCGATCGGAAAGGCTCATCAGAGCGTAAATCTGCCACCCCGTTTCGAAAAAGTCAGTCCTCCAAATCTGTCTCGGACGATG GTGATATGGAACCAGTGAGGCAACCAGCACCAACCAGGTCCAACAAAACCAGTAAACCGGTCAATAAACCGCCCAGTAAACCAGTTGTCAAGCCTTCTCCTCGACAACCAGAGGAGGACAAATCCGGAATATCTCCTGAGGATTTCTTACCA CAAAAGGCTGGCGGGAATGATGGCTACAGTTCGTATGGTAGAGTGCCTTCTGAGAATGAGACATTATCAACCTTGTTCAGTGGGCATGATGCCATGGCCAGGGTTTTAGCACATCGGAGCAAGAATCTGCAGATTGTACGGGCCATGTGGACTTCAGGGAAcacaaaa aCAGCAGTTGATTCGGCCATTAGTATGAAAGATCCCTCTGTGATAGTAGACCTTCTCAATGTATTGAACTTAAAAtc AGGCTTATGGAGTTTAGATCTTTGTTCATGTTTGTTGCCTCAAGTACAAGATTTAATGGACAGCAAATATGACAG TTATGTGACTGCAGCATGTGAGGCACTGAAGATCATGTTGAGGAACTTTGGACCAGTGATAAAGTCGAATCTGACGGCCCCACCAAGTCAAGGGGTGGATCTATCCAGGGAAGAAAG GTATCGCAAATGTAGACAATGTTATGAAAACCTGTGTAACATCCGGTCAAAGGTAGCTAGTAGAGGCGGTACGCCTGGAAAATTAGGACAACTGCTGCGTGAAATTCAAATTCTAATGGCAAGCTTGGACTGA
- the LOC105321858 gene encoding katanin p80 WD40 repeat-containing subunit B1 isoform X3, giving the protein MSQTKRAWKLQEFVAHGSTVNCVALSKKSGRVIVTGGEDRKVNLWIVGKPNCLMSLCGHTTPVESVRFGHEEEMVVAGSMSGALKVWDLEQAKIMRTLTGHTSSIKSLDFHPYGDYCTSGSLDCNVKLWDIRKKGCIYTYRGHKNGVNCVRFSPDGKWIASAGEDGLVKIWDITAGKILTDLTYHNGPVNIVEYHPNELLLASGSSDRTVKFWDLENFNMVSTTDGDSTPVRNILFHPEGTCLFSGTKDLLKVYSWEPSKCYDSIPVNWGEVADIAIGQNQLIGTSFSQTNVSTFVVDLKRVQPFGGIPHQEGGSNFSSSRNKFITERPPTQSSRQASVPKEDIEEPTQDKEDQDNDSFEIANPEDYRQIFRPKSRLSHSPTRQIEPFQPPPEDGMFPTKHVSSPRNVNRQISSDRKGSSERKSATPFRKSQSSKSVSDDGDMEPVRQPAPTRSNKTSKPVNKPPSKPVVKPSPRQPEEDKSGISPEDFLPQKAGGNDGYSSYGRVPSENETLSTLFSGHDAMARVLAHRSKNLQIVRAMWTSGNTKTAVDSAISMKDPSVIVDLLNVLNLKSGLWSLDLCSCLLPQVQDLMDSKYDSYVTAACEALKIMLRNFGPVIKSNLTAPPSQGVDLSREERYRKCRQCYENLCNIRSKVASRGGTPGKLGQLLREIQILMASLD; this is encoded by the exons ATGAGTCAAACTAAACGAGCATGGAAACTTC AGGAGTTTGTTGCACATGGCAGCACAGTGAACTGTGTTGCTTTGAGCAAGAAATCTGGGCGAGTCATAGTAACAGGGGGAGAAGACAGAAAGGTCAACTTGTGGATAGTTGGCAAGCCAAACTGCTTAATG AGTCTTTGTGGACACACAACTCCAGTGGAATCGGTTCGATTTGGACATGAAGAGGAGATGGTGGTAGCTGGTTCCATGTCCGGAGCCTTGAAGGTGTGGGATCTGGAACAAGCCAAAA TTATGAGGACGTTAACAGGGCATACCTCAAGCATTAAGAGTCTGGACTTCCATCCTTATGGAGATTACTGCACCTCTGGCTCTCTAGACTGCAATGTTAAG TTGTGGGACATTAGGAAAAAAGGTTGCATTTACACATACAGG GGCCATAAGAATGGAGTCAATTGTGTCAGGTTTAGCCCTGATGGAAAATGGATTGCATCAGCTGGAGAAGATGGCCTTGTCAAG ATCTGGGATATCACAGCTGGTAAAATCCTGACAGATTTAACATATCACAATGGACCAGTCAACATAGTGGAATATCATCCAAATGAACTTTTATTGGCATCTGGCAGCTCAGATAG GACAGTGAAGTTTTGGGATTTAGAGAATTTTAATATGGTGTCTACGACGGATGGAGACTCGACCCCAGTGAG gaatattttatttcatccggAGGGAACGTGTTTATTCAGTGGCACAAAAGACTTGCTAAAAGTTTATTCATGGGAGCCATCAAAATGTTACGATTCCATTCCTGTCAATTGGGGAGAAGTAGCAGATATAGCCATAGGACAGAACCAGCTG ATTGGAACATCTTTTTCACAGACCAATGTTTCCACATTTGTAGTAGATCTGAAG AGGGTTCAGCCATTTGGAGGAATCCCACACCAAGAGGGTGGATCCAATTTTTCCAG CAGTCGAAATAAATTCATCACCGAGAGGCCGCCCACTCAGTCCTCTAGACAAGCCAG TGTACCAAAAGAAGACATCGAAGAACCGACACAAGACAAAGAAGACCAAGACAATGACTCTTTCGAAATCGCAAATCCAGAAGATTACCGACAAATATTCCGACCAAAATCTCGACTCTCACATTCCCCTACTAGGCAAATAGAGCCTTTCCAACCACCTCCGGAAGATGGTATGTTCCCAACAAAACATGTGTCCTCCCCTCGTAATGTGAATCGTCAGATCTCCTCCGATCGGAAAGGCTCATCAGAGCGTAAATCTGCCACCCCGTTTCGAAAAAGTCAGTCCTCCAAATCTGTCTCGGACGATG GTGATATGGAACCAGTGAGGCAACCAGCACCAACCAGGTCCAACAAAACCAGTAAACCGGTCAATAAACCGCCCAGTAAACCAGTTGTCAAGCCTTCTCCTCGACAACCAGAGGAGGACAAATCCGGAATATCTCCTGAGGATTTCTTACCA CAAAAGGCTGGCGGGAATGATGGCTACAGTTCGTATGGTAGAGTGCCTTCTGAGAATGAGACATTATCAACCTTGTTCAGTGGGCATGATGCCATGGCCAGGGTTTTAGCACATCGGAGCAAGAATCTGCAGATTGTACGGGCCATGTGGACTTCAGGGAAcacaaaa aCAGCAGTTGATTCGGCCATTAGTATGAAAGATCCCTCTGTGATAGTAGACCTTCTCAATGTATTGAACTTAAAAtc AGGCTTATGGAGTTTAGATCTTTGTTCATGTTTGTTGCCTCAAGTACAAGATTTAATGGACAGCAAATATGACAG TTATGTGACTGCAGCATGTGAGGCACTGAAGATCATGTTGAGGAACTTTGGACCAGTGATAAAGTCGAATCTGACGGCCCCACCAAGTCAAGGGGTGGATCTATCCAGGGAAGAAAG GTATCGCAAATGTAGACAATGTTATGAAAACCTGTGTAACATCCGGTCAAAGGTAGCTAGTAGAGGCGGTACGCCTGGAAAATTAGGACAACTGCTGCGTGAAATTCAAATTCTAATGGCAAGCTTGGACTGA
- the LOC105321858 gene encoding katanin p80 WD40 repeat-containing subunit B1 isoform X5, protein MSQTKRAWKLQEFVAHGSTVNCVALSKKSGRVIVTGGEDRKVNLWIVGKPNCLMSLCGHTTPVESVRFGHEEEMVVAGSMSGALKVWDLEQAKIMRTLTGHTSSIKSLDFHPYGDYCTSGSLDCNVKLWDIRKKGCIYTYRGHKNGVNCVRFSPDGKWIASAGEDGLVKIWDITAGKILTDLTYHNGPVNIVEYHPNELLLASGSSDRTVKFWDLENFNMVSTTDGDSTPVRNILFHPEGTCLFSGTKDLLKVYSWEPSKCYDSIPVNWGEVADIAIGQNQLIGTSFSQTNVSTFVVDLKRVQPFGGIPHQEGGSNFSSKNIDEVFTDLSISNSSVSEGLKHSRNKFITERPPTQSSRQASVPKEDIEEPTQDKEDQDNDSFEIANPEDYRQIFRPKSRLSHSPTRQIEPFQPPPEDGDMEPVRQPAPTRSNKTSKPVNKPPSKPVVKPSPRQPEEDKSGISPEDFLPQKAGGNDGYSSYGRVPSENETLSTLFSGHDAMARVLAHRSKNLQIVRAMWTSGNTKTAVDSAISMKDPSVIVDLLNVLNLKSGLWSLDLCSCLLPQVQDLMDSKYDSYVTAACEALKIMLRNFGPVIKSNLTAPPSQGVDLSREERYRKCRQCYENLCNIRSKVASRGGTPGKLGQLLREIQILMASLD, encoded by the exons ATGAGTCAAACTAAACGAGCATGGAAACTTC AGGAGTTTGTTGCACATGGCAGCACAGTGAACTGTGTTGCTTTGAGCAAGAAATCTGGGCGAGTCATAGTAACAGGGGGAGAAGACAGAAAGGTCAACTTGTGGATAGTTGGCAAGCCAAACTGCTTAATG AGTCTTTGTGGACACACAACTCCAGTGGAATCGGTTCGATTTGGACATGAAGAGGAGATGGTGGTAGCTGGTTCCATGTCCGGAGCCTTGAAGGTGTGGGATCTGGAACAAGCCAAAA TTATGAGGACGTTAACAGGGCATACCTCAAGCATTAAGAGTCTGGACTTCCATCCTTATGGAGATTACTGCACCTCTGGCTCTCTAGACTGCAATGTTAAG TTGTGGGACATTAGGAAAAAAGGTTGCATTTACACATACAGG GGCCATAAGAATGGAGTCAATTGTGTCAGGTTTAGCCCTGATGGAAAATGGATTGCATCAGCTGGAGAAGATGGCCTTGTCAAG ATCTGGGATATCACAGCTGGTAAAATCCTGACAGATTTAACATATCACAATGGACCAGTCAACATAGTGGAATATCATCCAAATGAACTTTTATTGGCATCTGGCAGCTCAGATAG GACAGTGAAGTTTTGGGATTTAGAGAATTTTAATATGGTGTCTACGACGGATGGAGACTCGACCCCAGTGAG gaatattttatttcatccggAGGGAACGTGTTTATTCAGTGGCACAAAAGACTTGCTAAAAGTTTATTCATGGGAGCCATCAAAATGTTACGATTCCATTCCTGTCAATTGGGGAGAAGTAGCAGATATAGCCATAGGACAGAACCAGCTG ATTGGAACATCTTTTTCACAGACCAATGTTTCCACATTTGTAGTAGATCTGAAG AGGGTTCAGCCATTTGGAGGAATCCCACACCAAGAGGGTGGATCCAATTTTTCCAG TAAAAATATAGATGAGGTTTTCACCGATTTAAGTATATCTAATTCCTCTGTATCAGAGGGCCTAAAACA CAGTCGAAATAAATTCATCACCGAGAGGCCGCCCACTCAGTCCTCTAGACAAGCCAG TGTACCAAAAGAAGACATCGAAGAACCGACACAAGACAAAGAAGACCAAGACAATGACTCTTTCGAAATCGCAAATCCAGAAGATTACCGACAAATATTCCGACCAAAATCTCGACTCTCACATTCCCCTACTAGGCAAATAGAGCCTTTCCAACCACCTCCGGAAGATG GTGATATGGAACCAGTGAGGCAACCAGCACCAACCAGGTCCAACAAAACCAGTAAACCGGTCAATAAACCGCCCAGTAAACCAGTTGTCAAGCCTTCTCCTCGACAACCAGAGGAGGACAAATCCGGAATATCTCCTGAGGATTTCTTACCA CAAAAGGCTGGCGGGAATGATGGCTACAGTTCGTATGGTAGAGTGCCTTCTGAGAATGAGACATTATCAACCTTGTTCAGTGGGCATGATGCCATGGCCAGGGTTTTAGCACATCGGAGCAAGAATCTGCAGATTGTACGGGCCATGTGGACTTCAGGGAAcacaaaa aCAGCAGTTGATTCGGCCATTAGTATGAAAGATCCCTCTGTGATAGTAGACCTTCTCAATGTATTGAACTTAAAAtc AGGCTTATGGAGTTTAGATCTTTGTTCATGTTTGTTGCCTCAAGTACAAGATTTAATGGACAGCAAATATGACAG TTATGTGACTGCAGCATGTGAGGCACTGAAGATCATGTTGAGGAACTTTGGACCAGTGATAAAGTCGAATCTGACGGCCCCACCAAGTCAAGGGGTGGATCTATCCAGGGAAGAAAG GTATCGCAAATGTAGACAATGTTATGAAAACCTGTGTAACATCCGGTCAAAGGTAGCTAGTAGAGGCGGTACGCCTGGAAAATTAGGACAACTGCTGCGTGAAATTCAAATTCTAATGGCAAGCTTGGACTGA
- the LOC105321858 gene encoding katanin p80 WD40 repeat-containing subunit B1 isoform X4, which yields MSQTKRAWKLQEFVAHGSTVNCVALSKKSGRVIVTGGEDRKVNLWIVGKPNCLMSLCGHTTPVESVRFGHEEEMVVAGSMSGALKVWDLEQAKIMRTLTGHTSSIKSLDFHPYGDYCTSGSLDCNVKLWDIRKKGCIYTYRGHKNGVNCVRFSPDGKWIASAGEDGLVKIWDITAGKILTDLTYHNGPVNIVEYHPNELLLASGSSDRTVKFWDLENFNMVSTTDGDSTPVRNILFHPEGTCLFSGTKDLLKVYSWEPSKCYDSIPVNWGEVADIAIGQNQLIGTSFSQTNVSTFVVDLKRVQPFGGIPHQEGGSNFSSRNKFITERPPTQSSRQASVPKEDIEEPTQDKEDQDNDSFEIANPEDYRQIFRPKSRLSHSPTRQIEPFQPPPEDGMFPTKHVSSPRNVNRQISSDRKGSSERKSATPFRKSQSSKSVSDDGDMEPVRQPAPTRSNKTSKPVNKPPSKPVVKPSPRQPEEDKSGISPEDFLPQKAGGNDGYSSYGRVPSENETLSTLFSGHDAMARVLAHRSKNLQIVRAMWTSGNTKTAVDSAISMKDPSVIVDLLNVLNLKSGLWSLDLCSCLLPQVQDLMDSKYDSYVTAACEALKIMLRNFGPVIKSNLTAPPSQGVDLSREERYRKCRQCYENLCNIRSKVASRGGTPGKLGQLLREIQILMASLD from the exons ATGAGTCAAACTAAACGAGCATGGAAACTTC AGGAGTTTGTTGCACATGGCAGCACAGTGAACTGTGTTGCTTTGAGCAAGAAATCTGGGCGAGTCATAGTAACAGGGGGAGAAGACAGAAAGGTCAACTTGTGGATAGTTGGCAAGCCAAACTGCTTAATG AGTCTTTGTGGACACACAACTCCAGTGGAATCGGTTCGATTTGGACATGAAGAGGAGATGGTGGTAGCTGGTTCCATGTCCGGAGCCTTGAAGGTGTGGGATCTGGAACAAGCCAAAA TTATGAGGACGTTAACAGGGCATACCTCAAGCATTAAGAGTCTGGACTTCCATCCTTATGGAGATTACTGCACCTCTGGCTCTCTAGACTGCAATGTTAAG TTGTGGGACATTAGGAAAAAAGGTTGCATTTACACATACAGG GGCCATAAGAATGGAGTCAATTGTGTCAGGTTTAGCCCTGATGGAAAATGGATTGCATCAGCTGGAGAAGATGGCCTTGTCAAG ATCTGGGATATCACAGCTGGTAAAATCCTGACAGATTTAACATATCACAATGGACCAGTCAACATAGTGGAATATCATCCAAATGAACTTTTATTGGCATCTGGCAGCTCAGATAG GACAGTGAAGTTTTGGGATTTAGAGAATTTTAATATGGTGTCTACGACGGATGGAGACTCGACCCCAGTGAG gaatattttatttcatccggAGGGAACGTGTTTATTCAGTGGCACAAAAGACTTGCTAAAAGTTTATTCATGGGAGCCATCAAAATGTTACGATTCCATTCCTGTCAATTGGGGAGAAGTAGCAGATATAGCCATAGGACAGAACCAGCTG ATTGGAACATCTTTTTCACAGACCAATGTTTCCACATTTGTAGTAGATCTGAAG AGGGTTCAGCCATTTGGAGGAATCCCACACCAAGAGGGTGGATCCAATTTTTCCAG TCGAAATAAATTCATCACCGAGAGGCCGCCCACTCAGTCCTCTAGACAAGCCAG TGTACCAAAAGAAGACATCGAAGAACCGACACAAGACAAAGAAGACCAAGACAATGACTCTTTCGAAATCGCAAATCCAGAAGATTACCGACAAATATTCCGACCAAAATCTCGACTCTCACATTCCCCTACTAGGCAAATAGAGCCTTTCCAACCACCTCCGGAAGATGGTATGTTCCCAACAAAACATGTGTCCTCCCCTCGTAATGTGAATCGTCAGATCTCCTCCGATCGGAAAGGCTCATCAGAGCGTAAATCTGCCACCCCGTTTCGAAAAAGTCAGTCCTCCAAATCTGTCTCGGACGATG GTGATATGGAACCAGTGAGGCAACCAGCACCAACCAGGTCCAACAAAACCAGTAAACCGGTCAATAAACCGCCCAGTAAACCAGTTGTCAAGCCTTCTCCTCGACAACCAGAGGAGGACAAATCCGGAATATCTCCTGAGGATTTCTTACCA CAAAAGGCTGGCGGGAATGATGGCTACAGTTCGTATGGTAGAGTGCCTTCTGAGAATGAGACATTATCAACCTTGTTCAGTGGGCATGATGCCATGGCCAGGGTTTTAGCACATCGGAGCAAGAATCTGCAGATTGTACGGGCCATGTGGACTTCAGGGAAcacaaaa aCAGCAGTTGATTCGGCCATTAGTATGAAAGATCCCTCTGTGATAGTAGACCTTCTCAATGTATTGAACTTAAAAtc AGGCTTATGGAGTTTAGATCTTTGTTCATGTTTGTTGCCTCAAGTACAAGATTTAATGGACAGCAAATATGACAG TTATGTGACTGCAGCATGTGAGGCACTGAAGATCATGTTGAGGAACTTTGGACCAGTGATAAAGTCGAATCTGACGGCCCCACCAAGTCAAGGGGTGGATCTATCCAGGGAAGAAAG GTATCGCAAATGTAGACAATGTTATGAAAACCTGTGTAACATCCGGTCAAAGGTAGCTAGTAGAGGCGGTACGCCTGGAAAATTAGGACAACTGCTGCGTGAAATTCAAATTCTAATGGCAAGCTTGGACTGA
- the LOC105321859 gene encoding uncharacterized protein: protein MKVLAVLLSLFAVGHCHLCLLSPPQRGSMSGINTPAANDCILTTGPCGGRQPGRDATFYGRGENITVTFMKNLDHYNKTNPGKFVISLSERQTVAPKVLATVPDAGEPSLHIYSVKVMAPMEPPNTMHFLQVTYEPNNAQAPKAFYQCSDVGFEPRP, encoded by the coding sequence ATGAAGGTCCTTGCGGTGCTCTTGTCCCTTTTTGCTGTAGGACATTGTCACCTTTGCCTCCTGAGCCCGCCCCAGAGAGGGTCCATGAGCGGCATCAACACCCCAGCGGCCAATGACTGTATCCTGACCACGGGGCCGTGCGGGGGCCGCCAGCCCGGGCGTGACGCCACTTTCTACGGTCGCGGCGAGAACATCACCGTCACGTTTATGAAGAACTTGGATCACTACAACAAGACTAATCCCGGGAAATTCGTGATTTCACTGAGCGAGCGGCAGACGGTCGCGCCAAAAGTCCTGGCCACTGTTCCGGACGCGGGCGAGCCCTCGCTCCATATCTACTCGGTGAAAGTGATGGCGCCCATGGAACCCCCCAACACCATGCACTTCCTGCAAGTGACGTATGAGCCCAACAATGCGCAGGCGCCCAAGGCGTTTTATCAGTGCTCGGatgtgggattcgaacccagaCCGTAG